The following coding sequences are from one Aethina tumida isolate Nest 87 chromosome 2, icAetTumi1.1, whole genome shotgun sequence window:
- the LOC109598738 gene encoding serine/threonine-protein kinase greatwall → MTSTEVKAGKENVSTHSTKAPEIHDFCIIKPISRGAFGKVFLGCKKSNMDVMYAIKVMKKTEMINKNMVTQVVNERNALALTKSPFCVQLYYSLQTSSSVYLVMEYMVGGDLKSLLSVYGFFDESMASFYIAEVSLALEYLHQHSIIHRDIKPDNMLLSKEGHVKLTDFGLSKIHIHRDLEISDFENCTPNLCARTPGQLLSLTSHLSFGSGNSKFVKSNNSDFISDSNSDSKQDSCNVSVLRDHNSTLGKSDLNNLSCSRGFNGTGLSGITFMSADNTPLKSIELTEYSSYHTCVSSGSGEDTHNNPNNSCASPVSRKISSRCGLMRGDRKRKCRSPSPEGSRKAYIKTGLTGEIEILRVDSASPPKGVTFSTPVSAQKPIKIKTTRFQIPQSEESVEQEVIKSTPSVVSPIQSDTTPKTPRTPYRTPKSVRRGQWSSDQRILGTPDYLAPELLLRKGHNHAVDWWALGVCYYEFVTGITPFNDSTPQDVFKNILEHNIEWPTEEEALSDKTVKAIESLLVLDPEKRATAQDLKNMEVFKDTDWENLLSKTPPFVPDPYDLTDTGYFQARNELLNFNISNFDL, encoded by the coding sequence ATGACTAGCACAGAAGTTAAAGCTGGTAAAGAAAATGTATCAACTCATAGCACAAAGGCGCCTGAAATTCACGACTTTTGCATTATAAAACCGATAAGTCGAGGCGCTTTCGGTAAAGTCTTCCTTGGTTGCAAGAAAAGTAACATGGATGTGATGTATGCAATAAAAGTTATGAAAAAGACTGAAATGATCAACAAAAACATGGTCACACAAGTGGTGAATGAAAGAAACGCGCTGGCTCTCACCAAAAGCCCCTTCTGTGTCCAGTTGTACTACTCCTTGCAAACCTCATCATCTGTTTACCTAGTGATGGAGTACATGGTTGGAGGTGATTTAAAATCCCTGCTAAGTGTTTATGGGTTCTTTGATGAATCTATGGCCAGTTTCTACATTGCAGAAGTTTCTTTAGCCCTGGAATATCTCCATCAGCACAGCATAATACACAGAGATATTAAACCTGACAACATGCTTTTATCCAAAGAGGGGCATGTTAAACTAACTGACTTTGGTCTGTCCAAAATCCACATACACAGAGACTTGGAGATATCAGATTTTGAGAATTGTACACCAAATCTGTGTGCCAGGACACCTGGACAACTGCTCAGTTTGACTTCCCATTTAAGTTTTGGGTCtggtaattcaaaatttgttaagtCCAACAACAGCGATTTCATATCTGATTCCAACTCTGATAGTAAACAAGATTCATGCAATGTATCAGTGTTGAGGGATCACAACTCAACACTGGGAAAAAGTGATTTGAACAATCTCAGTTGCTCTAGAGGTTTTAATGGGACGGGACTTTCAGGTATAACATTTATGTCCGCTGATAACACACCACTGAAGAGTATTGAATTAACTGAATACAGTTCATATCACACATGTGTTAGTAGTGGGAGTGGTGAAGACACTCATAACAATCCCAATAATTCTTGTGCATCACCAGTGAGCAGAAAGATTTCCAGCAGGTGTGGCTTAATGCGGGGCGACAGGAAACGCAAATGCAGATCTCCATCACCTGAAGGTTCCAGAAAGGCTTACATTAAAACTGGCCTGACTGGCGAAATTGAAATTCTGAGGGTGGATTCAGCCAGTCCACCGAAAGGCGTGACCTTCTCAACCCCAGTCTCAGCCCAAAAgcccattaaaataaaaactactagATTTCAAATACCTCAAAGTGAGGAGTCTGTTGAGCAGGAGGTGATTAAGTCAACGCCCAGTGTGGTCAGCCCAATTCAAAGTGACACCACACCAAAAACACCAAGAACCCCATATAGGACCCCAAAATCAGTTAGGAGGGGTCAGTGGAGCTCAGACCAAAGGATTTTGGGCACACCTGATTATCTTGCACCTGAATTACTCTTGAGAAAGGGTCATAATCATGCTGTGGATTGGTGGGCTCTGGGAGTATGTTATTATGAGTTTGTGACTGGCATTACACCTTTTAATGATTCAACTCCCCAAgatgtgtttaaaaatatcttagagCACAATATTGAATGGCCCACTGAAGAAGAAGCTTTGTCAGATAAAACGGTGAAGGCCATTGAGTCACTGTTGGTTCTAGATCCAGAGAAGAGGGCAACTGCccaagatttaaaaaatatggaggTGTTCAAGGATACTGATTGGGAGAACTTATTATCTAAGACCCCACCATTTGTTCCTGATCCATATGATTTGACAGATACTGGATATTTCCAAGCCAGGAATGAATTGCTCAATTTCAACATATCCAATTTtgatttgtga
- the LOC109598696 gene encoding trimethylguanosine synthase isoform X1: protein MCELQWDALAEIYLKKQNQCVEITCLCSRVFIRSKDNGKVNPFQSEFSASEEDYQNEEEPLSECNSLPNIQRTPSKPENEIETLSCYCSASHTDNFSTDEHDSLRDVHDSSVSLIRGLQSSDSGADLTDFLRHDLDTDWQQFWSLNGEKLIWESWIAKYSAYINPEYLQNLDEDGIPVGVKQSGDQTKDKFKFNDKDITNYGAELQIKSGEIAAKSDQKPRAVLNRDLSGSDEKLGNDVSEGWNPLSPASVDCETEVERLLSSRCGSHASSSLRTVDSMTNVTRMTVSSIELSPSSDSFSSVSSVQSSLSSEDSEEEYQHQWNVLWKKHYEEEYTEQYNKFISSRIDERPDLPQSNTNTFLKSQTSDFVLPKRNILKSLSAKDTSTPLSDTVTTSLGHLLNTLHVSCDANMSDRGSSEEPEQAMLAMGLPLAFGGSKRQAGQTKEKKHHDTGRSEDFEASRNRMKAAFNLMGIEYQEDGGDRFEGRVVYKVKHIRLRNRRLKLKPQAKKAKHTLFDDDGNAIEEVGSETEMSFEGILDDDDSSDNELISYEDEFVSTETIIPKTEEKEEEITVKVPKKKKRKKRISYPPEIRDNPRLRKYWHRRFSLFSKFDQGIKLDEESWYSVTPETLAKHTASRLECDVIVDAFCGAGGNTIQFAKTCNRVIAIDIDPKKIEMAKNNAEVYGVADKIDFIIGDFFQLSKTLKADTVFLSPPWGGPSYLQMPVYDLETMLQPVPFSKMFECAKEVSKNVAMFLPRNSNTHFLINAAGPGGKVEIEQNFINQKLIAITAYYNDLIKEK, encoded by the exons ATGTGTGAGCTGCAGTGGGACGCTCTGGCCGAAATTTATCTGAAGAAGCAAAATCAGTGTGTCGAAATCACCTGTCTGTGCAGCAGGGTTTTTATTCG cagTAAAGATAATGGCAAAGTAAATCCATTCCAAAGTGAGTTCAGCGCTTCGGAAGAGGATTATCAAAACGAAGAGGAACCGTTGAGCGAATGTAACTCTTTGCCCAACATACAAAGAACTCCAAGCAAGCCGGAG AATGAGATTGAGACGTTGAGCTGTTACTGCAGCGCATCGCACACCGATAATTTTTCCACAGACGAACACGACAGTCTGCGCGACGTACACGACAGCAGCGTCTCGTTAATCCGAGGTTTACAGTCGAGCGACAGCGGGGCCGACTTAACCGATTTCCTGCGTCATGACTTGGACACCGACTGGCAACAGTTCTGGTCACTGAACGGCGAGAAACTGATCTGGGAATCCTGGATTGCAAAGTACAGCGCCTATATCAATCCTGAGTACTTGCAGAACCTCGACGAGGATGGGATACCGGTCGGCGTGAAGCAGAGCGGGGATCAAACAAAGGATAAATTCAAGTTTAACGACAAAGACATCACGAATTACGGGGCCGAGCTGCAAATCAAAAGTGGCGAGATAGCCGCCAAAAGTGATCAAAAACCACGCGCTGTTCTGAACCGCGATCTGAGCGGTAGCGACGAAAAATTGGGCAACGACGTTTCCGAGGGTTGGAATCCCCTTTCGCCTGCCAGTGTTGACTGCGAGACCGAAGTTGAGAGGTTGCTTAGCTCTAG gtGTGGATCGCATGCAAGCAGTTCACTGCGAACTGTAGATTCTATGACCAATGTCACACGTATGACAGTGTCTTCGATTGAGCTGAGCCCGAGCTCGGACAGTTTTTCGTCAGTTAGTTCGGTACAGAGTTCCTTAAGCAGTGAGGACTCTGAAGAAGAGTACCAGCACCAGTGGAATGTGCTGTGGAAGAAGCACTACGAAGAAGAGTACACTGAGcaatacaacaaatttatatcgTCACGAATCGAtg AGAGACCTGACTTGCCGCAAAGCAACACCAACACCTTTCTGAAGAGCCAGACCAGCGATTTCGTCCTACCTAAacgcaacattttaaaaagtctcTCGGCCAAAGACACGTCCACACCGCTTTCGGATACAGTGACCACATCACTGGGTCACTTGTTGAACACGCTTCACGTAAGTTGCGACGCCAACATGTCGGATCGTGGCAGCAGCGAGGAACCCGAACAGGCGATGCTGGCAATGGGGTTGCCACTAGCTTTCGGCGGCAGCAAGAGACAAGCTGGTCAAACTAAAGAGAAAAAACATCACGATACCGGAAGATCGGAAGATTTTGAAGCATCCCGAAACCGAATGAAGGCGGCCTTCAATCTCATGGGTATTGAATATCAGGAGGACGGAGGTGATAGATTCGAAGGCCGTGTCGTTTACAAGGTGAAGCATATCAGGTTGAGGAATAGGAGATTGAAGCTGAAGCCGCAAGCTAAAAAGGCCAAACACACGTTGTTTGACGACGACGGAAACGCCATAGAAGAAGTCGGTTCGGAGACCGAAATGAGTTTCGAGGGGATTTTAGACGATGACGACAGTTCGGACAACGAATTGATTTCCTACGAGGACGAGTTTGTCTCCACCGAAACAATAATACCGAAAACCGAAGAGAAGGAGGAAGAGATTACGGTGAAAGTGCCGAAGAAAAAGAAGAGGAAAAAGAGAATAAGTTATCCGCCGGAAATAAGGGACAATCCCAGACTGAGAAAGTACTGGCATCGCAGGTTCTCTCTATTCAGCAAGTTCGATCAGGGCATTAAGCTGGACGAAGAGAGCTGGTATTCTGTCACACCTGAAACTTTGGCCAAACACACTGCATCTAGGTTGGAATGTGATGTTATTGTTGATGCGTTTTGTGGCGCAGGAGGTAACACCATTCAGTTTGCCAAAACTTGTAATAGAG TAATCGCCATTGATATTGATCCCAAGAAGATAGAAATGGCCAAAAACAATGCCGAAGTGTATGGCGTTGCTGACaagattgattttattatcggagattttttccaattatcGAAGACCTTAAAAGCAGACACGGTATTTTTAAGTCCACCTTGGGGCGGTCCATCATATTTACAGATGCCCGTTTACGATTTGGAAACGATGTTACAACCAGTTCCTTTTAGTAAAATGTTTGAGTGTGCGAAGGAGGTGTCAAAAAATGTTGCTATGTTTTTGCCCAGGAATAGTAATACTCATTTT TTGATCAATGCGGCTGGACCAGGTGGAAAAGTTGAGATTGAACAAAACTTCATTAATCAGAAACTTATCGCAATTACTGCTTACTATAATGATCTCATTAaggaaaaatga
- the LOC109598696 gene encoding trimethylguanosine synthase isoform X2, producing MCELQWDALAEIYLKKQNQCVEITCLCSRVFIRKDNGKVNPFQSEFSASEEDYQNEEEPLSECNSLPNIQRTPSKPENEIETLSCYCSASHTDNFSTDEHDSLRDVHDSSVSLIRGLQSSDSGADLTDFLRHDLDTDWQQFWSLNGEKLIWESWIAKYSAYINPEYLQNLDEDGIPVGVKQSGDQTKDKFKFNDKDITNYGAELQIKSGEIAAKSDQKPRAVLNRDLSGSDEKLGNDVSEGWNPLSPASVDCETEVERLLSSRCGSHASSSLRTVDSMTNVTRMTVSSIELSPSSDSFSSVSSVQSSLSSEDSEEEYQHQWNVLWKKHYEEEYTEQYNKFISSRIDERPDLPQSNTNTFLKSQTSDFVLPKRNILKSLSAKDTSTPLSDTVTTSLGHLLNTLHVSCDANMSDRGSSEEPEQAMLAMGLPLAFGGSKRQAGQTKEKKHHDTGRSEDFEASRNRMKAAFNLMGIEYQEDGGDRFEGRVVYKVKHIRLRNRRLKLKPQAKKAKHTLFDDDGNAIEEVGSETEMSFEGILDDDDSSDNELISYEDEFVSTETIIPKTEEKEEEITVKVPKKKKRKKRISYPPEIRDNPRLRKYWHRRFSLFSKFDQGIKLDEESWYSVTPETLAKHTASRLECDVIVDAFCGAGGNTIQFAKTCNRVIAIDIDPKKIEMAKNNAEVYGVADKIDFIIGDFFQLSKTLKADTVFLSPPWGGPSYLQMPVYDLETMLQPVPFSKMFECAKEVSKNVAMFLPRNSNTHFLINAAGPGGKVEIEQNFINQKLIAITAYYNDLIKEK from the exons ATGTGTGAGCTGCAGTGGGACGCTCTGGCCGAAATTTATCTGAAGAAGCAAAATCAGTGTGTCGAAATCACCTGTCTGTGCAGCAGGGTTTTTATTCG TAAAGATAATGGCAAAGTAAATCCATTCCAAAGTGAGTTCAGCGCTTCGGAAGAGGATTATCAAAACGAAGAGGAACCGTTGAGCGAATGTAACTCTTTGCCCAACATACAAAGAACTCCAAGCAAGCCGGAG AATGAGATTGAGACGTTGAGCTGTTACTGCAGCGCATCGCACACCGATAATTTTTCCACAGACGAACACGACAGTCTGCGCGACGTACACGACAGCAGCGTCTCGTTAATCCGAGGTTTACAGTCGAGCGACAGCGGGGCCGACTTAACCGATTTCCTGCGTCATGACTTGGACACCGACTGGCAACAGTTCTGGTCACTGAACGGCGAGAAACTGATCTGGGAATCCTGGATTGCAAAGTACAGCGCCTATATCAATCCTGAGTACTTGCAGAACCTCGACGAGGATGGGATACCGGTCGGCGTGAAGCAGAGCGGGGATCAAACAAAGGATAAATTCAAGTTTAACGACAAAGACATCACGAATTACGGGGCCGAGCTGCAAATCAAAAGTGGCGAGATAGCCGCCAAAAGTGATCAAAAACCACGCGCTGTTCTGAACCGCGATCTGAGCGGTAGCGACGAAAAATTGGGCAACGACGTTTCCGAGGGTTGGAATCCCCTTTCGCCTGCCAGTGTTGACTGCGAGACCGAAGTTGAGAGGTTGCTTAGCTCTAG gtGTGGATCGCATGCAAGCAGTTCACTGCGAACTGTAGATTCTATGACCAATGTCACACGTATGACAGTGTCTTCGATTGAGCTGAGCCCGAGCTCGGACAGTTTTTCGTCAGTTAGTTCGGTACAGAGTTCCTTAAGCAGTGAGGACTCTGAAGAAGAGTACCAGCACCAGTGGAATGTGCTGTGGAAGAAGCACTACGAAGAAGAGTACACTGAGcaatacaacaaatttatatcgTCACGAATCGAtg AGAGACCTGACTTGCCGCAAAGCAACACCAACACCTTTCTGAAGAGCCAGACCAGCGATTTCGTCCTACCTAAacgcaacattttaaaaagtctcTCGGCCAAAGACACGTCCACACCGCTTTCGGATACAGTGACCACATCACTGGGTCACTTGTTGAACACGCTTCACGTAAGTTGCGACGCCAACATGTCGGATCGTGGCAGCAGCGAGGAACCCGAACAGGCGATGCTGGCAATGGGGTTGCCACTAGCTTTCGGCGGCAGCAAGAGACAAGCTGGTCAAACTAAAGAGAAAAAACATCACGATACCGGAAGATCGGAAGATTTTGAAGCATCCCGAAACCGAATGAAGGCGGCCTTCAATCTCATGGGTATTGAATATCAGGAGGACGGAGGTGATAGATTCGAAGGCCGTGTCGTTTACAAGGTGAAGCATATCAGGTTGAGGAATAGGAGATTGAAGCTGAAGCCGCAAGCTAAAAAGGCCAAACACACGTTGTTTGACGACGACGGAAACGCCATAGAAGAAGTCGGTTCGGAGACCGAAATGAGTTTCGAGGGGATTTTAGACGATGACGACAGTTCGGACAACGAATTGATTTCCTACGAGGACGAGTTTGTCTCCACCGAAACAATAATACCGAAAACCGAAGAGAAGGAGGAAGAGATTACGGTGAAAGTGCCGAAGAAAAAGAAGAGGAAAAAGAGAATAAGTTATCCGCCGGAAATAAGGGACAATCCCAGACTGAGAAAGTACTGGCATCGCAGGTTCTCTCTATTCAGCAAGTTCGATCAGGGCATTAAGCTGGACGAAGAGAGCTGGTATTCTGTCACACCTGAAACTTTGGCCAAACACACTGCATCTAGGTTGGAATGTGATGTTATTGTTGATGCGTTTTGTGGCGCAGGAGGTAACACCATTCAGTTTGCCAAAACTTGTAATAGAG TAATCGCCATTGATATTGATCCCAAGAAGATAGAAATGGCCAAAAACAATGCCGAAGTGTATGGCGTTGCTGACaagattgattttattatcggagattttttccaattatcGAAGACCTTAAAAGCAGACACGGTATTTTTAAGTCCACCTTGGGGCGGTCCATCATATTTACAGATGCCCGTTTACGATTTGGAAACGATGTTACAACCAGTTCCTTTTAGTAAAATGTTTGAGTGTGCGAAGGAGGTGTCAAAAAATGTTGCTATGTTTTTGCCCAGGAATAGTAATACTCATTTT TTGATCAATGCGGCTGGACCAGGTGGAAAAGTTGAGATTGAACAAAACTTCATTAATCAGAAACTTATCGCAATTACTGCTTACTATAATGATCTCATTAaggaaaaatga